The proteins below come from a single Halobacteriovorax sp. DA5 genomic window:
- a CDS encoding HAMP domain-containing sensor histidine kinase, with protein sequence MNVSNKAVHAYINYIVENNDDPKVFFENLGHDYDIISDEKKYMTWNDYRLITEALNDKYEKFYEAMTKHGLTNKYVKRVLDILSRMISFRFVGDFILKYSFKTFYTDAVKIELIETGKTTFDIKLTFDRPEDIFPVFVDMYRIVFLALPKLVSDSMSWDVEISQDKNILIYHVNEHMGAPSIFASLQIVILRLFKLDKYYKNLIIENLQHTNDLEKKNLELETAERKIREAHKEVLLANRIISHDIANKMLIVEHVKRLIARGEIEKASQKLDIYYKSVKGIIENTRNVVDDNSSSFLMTDVVVWDLLEELIFEYQDQSVAKNIKLRIESEIDKSFTIRTNKEAFKDSILGNILQNAIKFSPEDSEVCFRIEMTDNEFFLSCKDSGIGIDSGLVNEINRNEDKLFKSTLGTHGEQGRGLGLFIIRKVCRELGLNVRFVSELGRGTKVIISKEIA encoded by the coding sequence TTGAACGTCAGCAATAAAGCAGTCCATGCATACATAAATTACATCGTTGAAAATAATGATGATCCAAAGGTTTTCTTTGAAAATCTAGGGCATGACTATGACATTATTAGCGATGAAAAAAAGTATATGACGTGGAATGATTACCGTCTCATTACTGAAGCTTTAAATGATAAATATGAAAAGTTTTACGAGGCGATGACGAAACATGGACTCACTAATAAGTACGTAAAACGTGTCTTAGATATTCTTTCACGAATGATCAGCTTTCGCTTTGTGGGTGACTTTATCTTAAAATACTCATTTAAGACGTTCTATACAGACGCAGTTAAGATCGAGTTAATAGAAACAGGCAAAACCACATTTGATATTAAGCTGACCTTTGATCGTCCTGAAGATATTTTTCCAGTTTTTGTGGATATGTATCGAATCGTTTTCTTGGCCTTGCCAAAGCTAGTGTCTGATTCGATGTCATGGGATGTCGAAATAAGCCAAGATAAAAATATTCTAATTTATCACGTTAATGAGCACATGGGGGCGCCTTCAATCTTTGCATCCCTCCAAATTGTTATCCTAAGGTTATTTAAGCTCGATAAGTATTATAAGAATCTTATAATTGAAAATCTTCAACATACTAATGATCTTGAAAAAAAGAATTTAGAGCTTGAGACGGCCGAAAGGAAAATCCGCGAGGCCCATAAAGAGGTTCTACTTGCCAATAGAATCATAAGTCACGATATTGCTAATAAAATGCTCATTGTTGAACATGTGAAGAGATTAATCGCACGTGGCGAAATTGAAAAGGCCAGTCAAAAACTAGATATCTATTATAAGTCGGTTAAGGGAATAATTGAAAATACACGAAATGTGGTTGATGATAATTCTAGCTCATTTTTGATGACTGATGTTGTTGTTTGGGACTTATTAGAAGAATTAATTTTTGAATACCAAGATCAATCAGTAGCGAAGAATATTAAGTTAAGAATTGAATCAGAGATTGATAAGAGCTTTACTATCAGAACTAATAAAGAGGCTTTTAAAGATAGTATCTTGGGTAATATCCTACAAAATGCAATTAAATTTTCGCCTGAAGATTCTGAGGTTTGTTTTCGAATTGAAATGACTGATAACGAGTTCTTCCTTTCATGTAAAGATAGTGGTATCGGGATTGATTCAGGTCTTGTTAACGAAATTAATAGAAATGAGGATAAACTCTTTAAAAGTACTCTTGGAACTCATGGTGAACAAGGGCGAGGCCTTGGCCTTTTTATCATCAGAAAAGTATGTCGCGAGTTAGGTCTTAATGTAAGATTTGTTTCAGAGCTAGGTCGTGGTACAAAAGTAATTATTTCCAAAGAAATCGCTTAG
- a CDS encoding GNAT family N-acetyltransferase, with translation MKIETQRLLLAIPELGDEVATLEFYKNNENHLAPWDPKKPDDFFMLDYWAKKIQDAKDEFQNKTSVRFNIFLKESGELIGMVNFTTLERGPFQNCRVGYKLGEKFQGFGYMNEALSCGINYMFNELNFHRVEANYIPENIRSSKVLKSLGFEEHGIARNYLMIAGSWQDHVLTSKINPNWKE, from the coding sequence ATGAAAATTGAAACACAAAGACTTCTTTTAGCAATTCCTGAACTTGGTGATGAAGTTGCCACTCTTGAATTTTACAAAAATAATGAAAACCATCTTGCTCCATGGGATCCCAAGAAACCCGATGACTTTTTCATGTTAGATTACTGGGCAAAGAAGATTCAAGATGCCAAAGATGAGTTTCAAAATAAGACATCGGTTCGATTCAATATTTTTTTGAAAGAAAGTGGTGAATTAATAGGTATGGTTAACTTCACAACACTTGAGCGTGGACCTTTTCAGAATTGTCGTGTTGGTTATAAATTAGGTGAGAAGTTTCAAGGCTTTGGATATATGAACGAAGCACTTTCTTGTGGGATCAATTATATGTTTAATGAACTAAATTTTCATCGAGTTGAGGCCAATTATATTCCTGAAAATATTCGAAGTAGTAAAGTTCTTAAATCCCTTGGATTTGAAGAACATGGCATTGCTAGAAACTACCTTATGATTGCAGGAAGCTGGCAAGACCATGTTCTCACTAGTAAAATCAATCCAAATTGGAAAGAATAA
- a CDS encoding tRNA-dihydrouridine synthase family protein has protein sequence MSFNDHLVLAPIRGVTNYVYRNALEQTFSGADSAIAPYIVTKESNELNERQLHDVLPEKNLIPTTAQILTKEIDQFLYVANIYKDFGVKKVNLNMGCPYPMVANRTKGSGLLLHPQKVEKLLTGIKEKCPIEFTVKIRLGREDVSEIKEIIPMINKLEINDFTIHARYGKQIYVGGVDLDAFEECLPLLNTPPCYNGDINTVEDFKTYKARFPQINRWMVGRAGLSNPALMAQIKGSKFNEQTYLAKFIEMHKLMSDEYLSMDNAKSDYLQKMRGHWLYFKDIFENEHKVYKKVKKAKSIEHYNDVVEWIFEQDLNPDFLE, from the coding sequence ATGAGTTTTAATGATCACCTGGTCCTCGCCCCTATTCGCGGCGTAACCAACTATGTTTATCGCAATGCCTTGGAGCAGACCTTTTCTGGCGCTGATAGTGCCATCGCTCCCTATATCGTGACGAAAGAATCAAATGAACTCAATGAACGTCAACTCCACGATGTTCTTCCAGAAAAAAATCTCATTCCTACAACGGCCCAAATTCTTACAAAGGAAATTGATCAATTCCTCTATGTGGCCAATATCTATAAAGACTTTGGTGTTAAGAAAGTTAATTTGAATATGGGCTGCCCATATCCAATGGTGGCCAATCGAACAAAAGGCTCAGGACTTCTTCTTCATCCTCAAAAAGTAGAAAAGCTCTTAACAGGAATTAAAGAAAAATGTCCCATCGAATTTACGGTTAAGATTCGCCTTGGGCGTGAGGATGTCTCAGAAATTAAAGAGATCATTCCCATGATTAATAAATTAGAAATTAATGATTTCACAATCCATGCTCGCTACGGAAAACAGATCTATGTTGGCGGTGTTGACCTTGATGCTTTTGAAGAGTGCCTACCTCTTTTAAATACACCTCCTTGCTATAACGGTGACATCAATACAGTTGAAGACTTCAAGACTTATAAGGCAAGATTTCCGCAGATTAATCGCTGGATGGTAGGACGCGCGGGCCTTTCAAATCCTGCCCTCATGGCACAAATCAAAGGCTCAAAATTTAACGAACAGACTTATCTCGCAAAATTCATTGAAATGCATAAGCTAATGAGTGATGAATATCTTTCGATGGATAATGCGAAATCAGACTATCTACAAAAGATGCGCGGCCATTGGCTTTACTTCAAAGATATCTTTGAAAACGAACATAAAGTTTATAAGAAAGTGAAGAAGGCAAAGTCAATCGAACACTACAACGACGTTGTAGAGTGGATCTTTGAGCAGGATCTTAATCCAGACTTCTTGGAATAA
- a CDS encoding MerR family DNA-binding transcriptional regulator produces the protein MFYLLKNFLPALSRDTIRYYEKISLISPPQRDINGYKIYTKINLKEIRFISSEKNWALH, from the coding sequence ATATTTTATCTTCTTAAAAATTTTCTACCGGCACTATCAAGAGATACGATTCGCTATTATGAGAAGATCTCATTAATATCGCCTCCGCAAAGAGATATTAACGGTTATAAGATCTATACAAAGATTAACTTGAAAGAGATTCGTTTTATTTCTAGTGAAAAGAATTGGGCTTTACACTAA
- a CDS encoding type 1 glutamine amidotransferase domain-containing protein yields the protein MRMLFKISALLLTLGLGTNTLAKTNQRVLIVVTSHDKLGNTGKKTGFWLPELTHPYYELIKAGIKVDIASPQGGSAPIDMNSFAEKDSYNDRFLKDASLMAKVIRTIPLAKINPKDYAAVIYSGGSGAMWDFANNKEVNRISKELYEMGGVVSAICHGTAALSDIKLSNGKYLIDGKKFAAFTREEEALIEQLDIIPFLLEEKLSQRGGKHIYGKAWSENVIVDERLVTGQNPASAKEATLKVIELIKK from the coding sequence ATGCGTATGTTATTTAAAATTTCAGCTTTACTACTTACTCTTGGTCTAGGAACTAACACTCTGGCCAAAACAAATCAAAGGGTACTAATTGTCGTCACAAGCCACGATAAATTAGGTAATACTGGCAAGAAGACAGGTTTTTGGTTACCGGAATTAACGCATCCTTATTACGAATTAATTAAGGCCGGTATAAAAGTTGATATCGCCAGTCCACAAGGTGGAAGTGCTCCAATTGATATGAATAGTTTTGCCGAAAAGGATAGCTATAATGATCGCTTCTTAAAAGATGCGAGTCTTATGGCCAAGGTTATTCGCACAATTCCTCTCGCAAAGATTAATCCAAAAGATTATGCAGCTGTGATCTATAGTGGTGGCTCAGGTGCAATGTGGGACTTCGCCAATAATAAAGAAGTCAATCGCATCTCAAAAGAGCTTTATGAAATGGGTGGAGTTGTCTCAGCAATTTGTCATGGAACGGCCGCACTTTCAGATATCAAATTATCAAATGGAAAGTATCTTATAGATGGGAAGAAGTTCGCCGCTTTCACAAGAGAAGAAGAGGCTTTGATTGAGCAACTCGATATTATTCCTTTCTTATTAGAAGAGAAACTTTCTCAAAGAGGCGGAAAGCATATCTATGGTAAGGCCTGGAGTGAAAATGTTATCGTCGATGAAAGACTTGTGACGGGACAAAACCCCGCATCTGCCAAAGAGGCAACTCTAAAAGTGATTGAGCTGATAAAGAAGTAG
- a CDS encoding cytochrome-c peroxidase, which translates to MKQILLIGLVLFTSCKTTRPPLSEFFGESLNKLTYFGENKPKEEVISLGQKLFYDTRLSKDGTVSCSRCHLPQLHFSDGLQKSRGTKDRSAPRNAQTLINTAGQISQHWDGNRQDVEEQAAKSFFIKVPFDLDNEEHLKEKLISNNYAQDFFKAFNVKLESEDAKSLVNLSAKAIGAFERTLVGPSRFDDYLDGNVKRLTVQEERGLKKFIDYGCIGCHSGQLVGGEMYQKFGVVEDPYKYTKSEKRDLGRYNFTKNEDDKEFFKVPPLRNVTKTAPYFHDGSVANLDQAVYIMGKVQLGIDIAKQDRDDIIAFLSTLETKEEIMKQLSEIPSLP; encoded by the coding sequence ATGAAACAAATATTATTAATTGGTCTAGTATTATTCACATCCTGCAAAACGACAAGGCCACCATTATCCGAGTTTTTTGGAGAGAGCTTAAATAAGCTCACTTATTTTGGTGAAAATAAACCAAAAGAAGAAGTTATCTCCTTAGGGCAAAAGCTTTTTTATGACACGCGCTTAAGTAAGGATGGGACTGTTAGCTGTTCAAGATGTCACCTACCACAGCTACACTTCTCTGATGGCCTTCAAAAGTCTAGAGGGACAAAAGATCGTTCTGCTCCTAGAAATGCACAAACGTTAATAAATACTGCAGGTCAAATCTCACAACATTGGGATGGAAATAGACAAGATGTTGAGGAGCAAGCAGCAAAGTCATTCTTTATCAAAGTCCCTTTTGACCTTGATAATGAAGAGCACTTAAAAGAGAAGTTAATTAGCAATAATTATGCTCAAGATTTCTTTAAAGCATTTAATGTAAAACTAGAAAGTGAAGATGCGAAGTCTCTTGTTAACTTATCTGCAAAAGCAATTGGTGCATTTGAGAGAACACTTGTTGGGCCATCTCGTTTTGATGATTATCTTGATGGAAATGTTAAGCGTCTGACAGTACAGGAAGAGAGAGGACTTAAGAAATTCATCGATTATGGCTGTATTGGATGTCATAGTGGTCAACTTGTTGGTGGTGAGATGTATCAGAAATTTGGAGTTGTTGAAGATCCTTACAAGTATACAAAATCCGAAAAAAGGGACCTCGGCCGTTATAATTTTACAAAGAATGAAGATGATAAAGAGTTCTTTAAGGTTCCACCGCTTAGAAATGTAACTAAGACTGCTCCATATTTTCACGATGGAAGTGTTGCAAATCTTGACCAGGCCGTCTACATCATGGGTAAGGTTCAGCTTGGAATCGATATTGCAAAACAAGATCGTGACGATATTATCGCTTTTCTATCTACTCTTGAAACAAAAGAAGAGATTATGAAGCAATTATCAGAAATACCAAGTTTGCCTTAA
- a CDS encoding protein-L-isoaspartate O-methyltransferase — MNELIKNHQDRFIAQNTSLSEEVIDAYYRIPRHLFISKFKDYPDNWVDLDDDNLERYLPLLYADHPLAIFGNQEVVSTISQPSFVLTILDLLNLEPGQKVFELGCGSGWNAALMGHIVGREGKVISVEIIPELVKRARISLDKMGIKNVKVIEGDGTKGFLEDAPYDKAIFTAGAYDLPSVFHKQLRDDATLVFVLKGSLEADVLYVLKKDDVEGCFISTKAIACSFVPVVTSSKHKVSEFNLSMALNHTLKIYPNIKEVDVPCHHMMKQHDSLFVWV; from the coding sequence ATGAATGAGTTAATTAAAAATCATCAAGATCGATTTATCGCTCAAAATACTAGCCTATCAGAAGAAGTGATCGATGCTTATTACCGAATTCCTAGACATCTTTTCATCTCTAAATTTAAGGATTATCCAGATAACTGGGTCGACTTAGATGATGATAATTTGGAGCGCTACCTTCCTCTACTCTATGCCGACCACCCTCTGGCGATATTTGGCAACCAAGAAGTTGTCTCAACAATTTCTCAACCTTCTTTCGTTCTAACAATCCTCGATTTATTAAATTTGGAGCCAGGTCAAAAAGTCTTTGAACTTGGCTGTGGAAGTGGATGGAATGCTGCCTTGATGGGACATATTGTAGGAAGAGAAGGAAAAGTTATAAGTGTTGAAATTATTCCAGAACTAGTTAAGAGGGCCAGAATATCATTAGATAAAATGGGCATTAAAAATGTAAAAGTAATTGAAGGAGATGGAACAAAGGGCTTCCTTGAAGATGCTCCTTATGACAAAGCAATCTTTACGGCCGGAGCTTATGATCTACCTAGTGTTTTTCATAAACAATTAAGAGATGATGCTACTCTCGTTTTTGTTCTGAAAGGAAGTCTTGAGGCGGATGTGTTATACGTATTAAAAAAAGATGATGTAGAAGGGTGCTTTATTTCAACCAAAGCAATTGCCTGTAGCTTTGTACCAGTCGTAACGAGTTCAAAGCATAAAGTTTCAGAATTTAATCTTTCGATGGCCCTAAATCATACTCTTAAAATCTATCCAAATATAAAAGAAGTGGATGTCCCCTGCCATCACATGATGAAACAACACGATTCTCTTTTTGTTTGGGTATAA
- a CDS encoding glutaminase: MEENYTDILERIYSEISPIIGKGKVADYIPELGKIDPNQFGMSICTNDGHEYIIGNAQKAFSIQSISKVFSLVLAYQKLDAKLWSRVGLEPSGNRFDSLVLLENEEGIPRNPFINAGAIVVIDTLIDLYKDPVNEVLKFIRELSGNENIFINESVRMSELATANRNYALTYFMKSYGNINNEVSKVIDIYTTICSIEMSCVDLARSFRLFSSNGQNPWNGKKILTKSQNKRMNAIMMTCGLYNSVGDFAYRVGIPAKSGVGGGIVGVIPNEMSISTWSPALDSTGNSLAGIEALELFTTYSEQSIY, encoded by the coding sequence ATGGAAGAGAATTATACAGATATTTTAGAAAGGATTTATTCCGAGATTTCACCTATTATCGGAAAAGGTAAAGTTGCTGACTACATACCAGAGCTTGGAAAGATTGATCCTAATCAATTTGGAATGTCTATTTGTACTAATGATGGACACGAGTATATTATTGGGAATGCCCAAAAAGCGTTTTCTATTCAATCTATTTCTAAAGTTTTTTCTCTTGTTCTAGCTTATCAAAAACTAGACGCCAAACTTTGGTCACGTGTTGGCCTAGAACCATCTGGAAATCGTTTTGATTCTCTTGTTCTTCTTGAAAACGAAGAAGGAATTCCTCGCAATCCATTTATTAATGCCGGTGCAATCGTTGTTATCGACACACTTATTGATCTCTATAAAGATCCTGTAAATGAAGTTTTAAAATTTATTCGTGAGTTAAGTGGAAACGAAAATATCTTTATTAATGAATCTGTTAGAATGTCAGAGCTTGCTACTGCCAATCGAAACTATGCGCTAACGTACTTCATGAAAAGCTATGGCAATATCAATAATGAAGTATCGAAGGTAATTGATATTTATACAACGATTTGTTCCATTGAAATGTCATGCGTTGATCTGGCCAGATCGTTTAGGCTTTTTAGCTCAAATGGGCAAAACCCGTGGAATGGAAAAAAGATATTAACTAAGAGCCAAAATAAGAGAATGAATGCCATAATGATGACGTGTGGCCTTTACAACTCAGTCGGTGATTTTGCGTACCGAGTAGGGATACCTGCTAAGTCTGGAGTTGGAGGTGGAATTGTCGGCGTTATCCCAAATGAAATGTCTATCTCAACTTGGTCTCCTGCTTTAGATTCCACTGGTAACTCTCTGGCCGGTATCGAAGCTTTGGAATTATTTACAACTTATTCTGAGCAGTCGATCTACTAA
- a CDS encoding DEAD/DEAH box helicase, whose translation MVDFNSFKLSKCIQDALVDIGHVKPTPIQEKSIPALLEGRDLLGIAQTGTGKTAAFSLPMIEKFISNEVKLMPNHCRAIILAPTRELVTQINESILSFSKKGNVRSTVIMGGVSSAPQVIALNEGVDIVVATPGRFIDLMEQGFIKLSQVETFVLDEADMMLDMGFYEGVIDIASKLPNLHQTVLFSATMPKEIETLANQILNKPVKVEVAAQSSTVDKIEQSVYFTLAENKNYLLLSLLEDKTKSRIIIFCKAKYAVSEVVELLARSDVSVGEIHSNLTQGQRNKAIEDFTSGAIRVLVATDIASRGIDINDVDLVINYNMPEDATYYVHRIGRTARAGREGVALSLCSEKDLPFLRNVQKLIGKNISQVLDHPFHHDYPLSKPKAKKRYKGRRRR comes from the coding sequence ATGGTAGATTTTAATTCTTTTAAGCTAAGCAAATGTATTCAAGATGCACTTGTTGATATTGGCCATGTTAAACCTACTCCTATACAAGAGAAGTCGATACCCGCTTTACTTGAAGGCCGTGATTTATTAGGAATCGCACAAACGGGAACTGGGAAAACCGCGGCTTTTTCTTTACCAATGATTGAAAAATTCATCTCAAATGAAGTAAAGCTTATGCCTAATCATTGTCGTGCTATTATTCTTGCCCCAACGAGAGAGCTGGTAACTCAAATTAACGAAAGTATTCTCTCCTTTTCAAAAAAGGGCAACGTTCGTTCCACCGTCATCATGGGCGGGGTCAGTAGTGCCCCACAAGTAATTGCTCTAAATGAAGGCGTGGATATTGTCGTTGCTACTCCTGGGCGATTCATCGACTTAATGGAGCAAGGATTCATTAAATTATCCCAAGTCGAAACCTTTGTTCTTGATGAAGCCGATATGATGCTTGATATGGGATTTTATGAAGGTGTCATTGATATCGCTAGCAAGCTTCCAAATTTGCATCAGACAGTTCTATTTTCGGCGACTATGCCAAAAGAAATCGAGACACTAGCAAATCAAATATTAAATAAACCTGTAAAAGTTGAAGTCGCTGCGCAATCTTCAACAGTAGATAAGATTGAACAATCTGTTTATTTTACATTGGCAGAAAATAAGAATTATCTCCTTTTAAGTTTATTAGAGGATAAAACAAAATCGCGAATTATAATTTTTTGTAAGGCCAAGTATGCCGTTTCTGAAGTTGTCGAACTTCTTGCACGCAGCGATGTTAGTGTTGGGGAGATTCATAGTAATTTAACGCAAGGTCAGAGGAATAAGGCGATTGAAGACTTTACTTCTGGTGCCATTCGAGTTCTTGTGGCAACCGACATTGCTTCTCGAGGTATTGATATCAATGATGTAGATCTTGTTATTAATTATAATATGCCGGAAGATGCAACATACTATGTTCACCGTATTGGACGAACAGCAAGGGCCGGAAGAGAGGGGGTGGCACTATCATTATGTAGTGAAAAAGATTTGCCTTTTCTTCGTAATGTTCAAAAGCTAATTGGAAAGAATATTTCTCAAGTATTAGATCATCCTTTTCATCATGATTATCCTTTATCTAAACCTAAGGCCAAGAAACGATACAAAGGTCGTCGAAGGCGCTAA
- a CDS encoding cupin domain-containing protein, with translation MERDLKDVGHFVDITEINDDHFNEELKVGGTNANMSKHFDLKRVAAHYFKIPPGYRTSEPHAESLEEEFVYVISGEIDLWLNGKIKKMSKGDCIGFPAGTGVGHCFINNYDSPCELFVSGDRTKPDNQYHFHLDPSLKAECGDKWWDDMPKQILGGHDGLPGIFDESLRDDSIEVYNGFDNLTNDSFSYPGDTETFSNGVCLSRKFGMKNIAIWLERIPVGKRTSWPHAHSVEEEFVFVLEGEPHVYLDGQETIVKPFTGIDFKAGSGVAHTLINKSSDYIYYLCAGECEPDNDKIYYPEHPARNEEMRQKGELWLEKAFRS, from the coding sequence TTGGAAAGAGATTTGAAAGATGTGGGACACTTTGTTGATATTACAGAGATCAATGATGATCACTTTAATGAAGAATTAAAGGTTGGTGGAACAAATGCAAATATGTCAAAGCACTTTGATTTAAAAAGAGTAGCGGCACATTACTTTAAAATTCCTCCGGGGTATCGAACATCTGAGCCTCATGCAGAAAGCTTAGAAGAAGAATTTGTCTATGTGATCTCTGGCGAAATTGATCTTTGGTTAAATGGAAAGATTAAAAAAATGAGCAAAGGTGACTGCATCGGCTTTCCTGCGGGAACAGGTGTTGGTCACTGCTTTATCAATAATTATGATTCTCCTTGTGAGCTATTTGTTTCAGGGGATCGAACTAAACCTGATAACCAATACCACTTTCACTTAGATCCAAGTTTAAAAGCTGAGTGTGGTGATAAGTGGTGGGACGATATGCCCAAGCAAATTCTAGGGGGACATGACGGACTGCCTGGTATATTTGATGAGAGCTTAAGAGATGACTCTATTGAGGTCTATAATGGATTTGATAACCTAACGAATGATAGTTTTTCTTATCCAGGAGATACTGAAACGTTCTCAAATGGTGTTTGCTTAAGCCGAAAATTTGGGATGAAGAATATCGCAATTTGGCTTGAACGAATTCCTGTGGGGAAGAGGACGTCATGGCCTCATGCCCACTCTGTGGAAGAGGAGTTTGTCTTTGTTCTTGAAGGTGAGCCTCATGTCTACTTAGATGGCCAGGAAACTATTGTTAAACCATTTACTGGCATTGATTTTAAGGCCGGCTCAGGTGTTGCCCACACCCTTATTAATAAATCTAGCGACTACATCTACTATCTTTGTGCAGGGGAGTGTGAGCCTGACAATGACAAGATCTACTATCCTGAGCATCCTGCTCGTAATGAAGAAATGCGCCAGAAGGGTGAATTGTGGTTAGAAAAGGCTTTTCGTTCTTAA
- a CDS encoding ABC transporter substrate-binding protein, whose translation MVKTKHLLIQFLILLAWSNLSIASEIKTIEISTPEWKDFTNKDGSGLYFEIVRKAYSLSDIKVNYTFVPWPRAVKYVNENHKDAMLGAYNTVKESIYPQYPIDVEYTLVVFKKGTLKDWQGQKSLAGKRVYWVRGYDYHKYLKTKMDWKELQDTDNGLRLLEKGRIDFFIDSKNTIMPKFKALKLDPSKYVMKPVITKNLYVRYARTKKSEELIKIFDKNMETLLKSKELEKIYQKWNHEMPDFSNLSK comes from the coding sequence ATGGTTAAGACAAAACACCTTCTAATACAATTTCTTATTCTCCTTGCATGGTCTAATTTGAGTATTGCAAGTGAGATTAAAACAATAGAGATCTCAACTCCTGAATGGAAAGATTTTACAAATAAGGATGGAAGTGGCCTCTACTTCGAAATTGTTAGGAAAGCTTATTCACTCTCAGATATCAAAGTTAACTATACCTTCGTTCCTTGGCCAAGAGCTGTTAAGTATGTGAATGAAAATCACAAAGATGCCATGCTTGGAGCATACAATACAGTCAAAGAGTCAATTTACCCTCAATATCCAATCGATGTTGAGTACACACTGGTCGTCTTCAAAAAAGGTACTTTAAAAGACTGGCAGGGCCAAAAGAGTTTAGCTGGTAAAAGAGTTTACTGGGTTCGTGGTTATGATTATCACAAATATTTAAAAACTAAGATGGATTGGAAAGAGCTTCAGGATACGGATAATGGTCTTAGGCTTTTAGAAAAGGGACGTATTGATTTCTTCATTGATTCTAAAAATACGATTATGCCGAAATTTAAGGCGCTAAAGCTAGACCCTTCCAAGTACGTAATGAAGCCTGTGATTACAAAGAACCTCTATGTTAGATACGCTCGCACAAAGAAGTCTGAAGAGCTAATTAAGATCTTCGATAAGAATATGGAAACTCTTCTAAAGTCAAAAGAGCTCGAAAAAATCTATCAAAAGTGGAATCATGAAATGCCTGATTTCTCAAATCTAAGTAAGTAG
- a CDS encoding HAD-IB family hydrolase — translation MNLALFDFDGTITFKDTFTEFIFYSVGPKKLRLGKLLLSPFILAYKLKLLSGPTMRALIVRYAYSRQSTTTLKHQGQNFSQSFLPKVIRTNAQEEIDRHKKLGNKIVIVSASLDLYLAPWCEANGFDLICSSLESKDGKYTGGYYGGDCTGHMKAQRVKEKYDLSSFDKIYAYGDTAEDQQLLELADERYMCWTKI, via the coding sequence ATGAATTTGGCCCTCTTTGATTTTGACGGAACAATTACCTTCAAAGACACATTTACAGAATTTATTTTCTATTCAGTAGGTCCTAAGAAATTACGTCTTGGAAAGCTCCTACTATCCCCTTTTATTCTTGCTTATAAGTTAAAACTCTTATCAGGCCCAACGATGCGTGCGCTTATCGTTAGATATGCCTATTCAAGACAAAGCACCACAACTCTTAAGCACCAAGGCCAAAACTTTTCTCAATCATTTCTTCCAAAGGTTATTAGAACTAATGCACAAGAAGAGATCGATCGCCATAAGAAGCTAGGAAACAAAATTGTTATAGTGTCGGCTTCTTTGGATCTCTATCTTGCTCCTTGGTGTGAGGCTAATGGTTTTGATCTTATTTGCTCTTCCCTAGAATCTAAGGATGGCAAATATACAGGTGGCTATTACGGTGGGGACTGTACAGGCCATATGAAGGCACAAAGGGTCAAAGAGAAGTATGACCTATCTAGTTTCGATAAAATCTACGCATATGGTGATACGGCCGAGGATCAGCAGCTACTAGAACTTGCTGATGAGCGCTATATGTGTTGGACGAAAATCTAA